Genomic window (Arachis hypogaea cultivar Tifrunner chromosome 13, arahy.Tifrunner.gnm2.J5K5, whole genome shotgun sequence):
ttggatTTCTTGATCCATTGgtactcaaaataagagatatcatgcattggaattggcgtgttgactttcgtttgattatgagagatgcaaacacggtggcagatactatggcaaagatggcgatgaagttacaactttcacatgtggagcttctttcaccttgggaggagtttaagagtagtcttaaacaggactgtccctctatttaaatagttccttgttttgtttgttttatttttctttgtttagtttatttcaatcacaaaaaaaaaaaaaaaacaacaagcaaaaataaaaacctaGCTAAAACGATCTAGCCATAAAACTCTTTTGTCATCTCTGACAATGTCATCAACAACTAAAAGGGTCAGCACCTAACCACTCAGTGTAGCTCTGAACAGACAAGTTTATAATCTCCTCtgctcttttttctttattctaaaaaattctcCTATTCCGTTCCAACCAAATGTTCCACATAATGGCACAAAAAGACACCATCCATCTCTTGCGCTCCTCCTTGTTAATTGCTACCTCAGTCCAACTGTGAAAATGCTCCTTGACTGTACCCGGGCATATCTATTGTAAACCAACATGAGATATCCAAGCACACCAGACCTGCCATAAAAAATTACAGCCCAGAAACAAGTGGTAATCATTTTCATCACCTACTTTACATAAGACACATAGAGAATCTTCTTGGTTAATAACCCCGAAACGACGTAGTCTCTCCTTCGTATTAACCCTGCCAGTCAATCCAAACCAAACAAATAACTCCACCCTAGGAGGGACAAGTCCTTTCCAGATTGAACTAGTAAAGCTATAACTTGATATATCCTCCAGAGCCATTTCTAcctgcaacacctgcacaaatgagttagtagaaaaaacacattttttatcaaattttcacacaACTCTATCCTCTCTCCCACGTGCAAGTTTAACTATGCTCAAAGTATTGTGAAGCTGGTTCACTagatccaactcccattggaacagttctcgcctccattggaagttccatatccaagttaacccatcccaaaacccacaatctccTATCACTGATCCTGTTTAGTTTGACACCGAGAAGAGCCTTGGGAATCGATCTTTCAATGAACCTCCAATAATCCAGACATCCTCCCAAAACTGAGTACGTCTCCCATCACCTACCTCCATAGCCAATCCAGTAATCATCTTCTGCCTAACTTCTTGATTCTTAAACTGTAGCTGACAAATGTCCTTCCACGGACCCCCCGATCAGGCAATTTCTGAGAGGATTATAGCTCATTTGGATTCAAGTTATTACAAGAGCAAATAACCTTCTTCCACAACGGACAGTCTTCTTTAGAgaaccgccaccaccacttaaacaaaagAGCTGTATTGCGTACCACAACATCTCCAACTCCCAATCCGCCCAACTTCTTAGGAGCCTGCACCACTTCCCACTTCACTAAGGCCATACCAGAGCTCCCATCCTCCTTACACCATAAAAATCTTCTTTGCAAAGAAATCAGTTTCTCTGCAATAGTCTTTGGCATCTTATAAAGGCTCAAATAATAAACCTGAAGGCTATTCAACACAGATTTGATAAGCACCAACTTACCGGCTTTATTAAGCGCCTTGGCTTTCCAAAGGCTAAGCTTCTACTCCACTTTGTCTATTATTGGCTTCCACGTCTTGACCAACCTTGGGTTGGCGCCTAGTGAGATGCCCAGATATTTAACTGGAAGGGAGTCTTGCTTGCATCCTAGAACACAACACATACGTTGCACCCACTGCTCATCACAGTTGATAGGAATTAAACTCGACTTCTCAAAATTGATACATAAGTctgacatcaactcaaagcaccGAAGCAACCTCTTGTAGTTCTTAATGGTCTCATCTTCAGGAGGGCAGAACAAAATAGTATCATCTGCGAACTGTAGATGCGACAACTCAATATGATATCTTCCAACCAACAATGGAGATAAGCGACCGTTCCTCACTGCTTCTTCAAGCATTCTATGTAAGACATCCACTACAAGTACAAAAAGGAACGGAGACAATGGATCACCCTATCGCAGGCCCCTTTCCATCTTGAACGGCTTAGAAGGCGAGCCGTTTATCAACACTGATATTGAGCACGACGTcacacactccataacccacGCCCTCCATCTCTGTCCGAAACTCATCTTCTGCAACACGAGGTCGACGAATTTCCACTTTACCCTGTCATATGCTTTCTGGAAGTCTAATTTTATTATTGTCGCTTCCAACTTCCTCATTTTGATCCACTGAACCGTTTCACATGCGATAAGCGCCCCATCATGAATCTTCCAACCCTTGACAAATGCGCTCTGCGTCTCACCTACTAATCCAGGCATAACGGCTCTCATCCTCCTCACTAGCATCTTCGAGATAACCTTATATACACACCCACCATGCTGATCGGCCGCAAATCTTTGATTTTCTTAGCACCAGTAAACTTCGGGGCCAGTGCCACCCAAGTTACGTTAGCATCTGTCGGCAGCCTTGATGATTGGAAGAAATCTAGTATAGCTGTCGTGAATTCAGAGCCAATGTCGCCCCAACACTTCTTTATAAAGTTCATGTTGTATCCGTCACTTCCTGGAGCTTTGGACGATTCACAATCCCACACTGCCTCTCTAACCTCCTCAGGTGTTGGTAACATCTCTAGAGCCATAGCATCCTCATCGTTGATTCTTTCCACTAGTCCGTCTCTGAACCCCACCATCGGAGACTCCTCTTGACGATATAACTCCTTGTAGAACTCCCTTATGGCAATCTTAATCCTAGCTTGATT
Coding sequences:
- the LOC112735438 gene encoding uncharacterized protein, yielding MSRSRHARQMDKNTRYFHNLASARRRNNRIDALVINGRLIRNQARIKIAIREFYKELYRQEESPMVGFRDGLVERINDEDAMALEMLPTPEEVREAVWDCESSKAPGSDGYNMNFIKKCWGDIGSEFTTAILDFFQSSRLPTDANVTWVALAPKFTGAKKIKDLRPISMVGVYIRLSRRC